Proteins encoded by one window of Streptomyces sp. ALI-76-A:
- a CDS encoding EAL domain-containing protein, protein MSGTSEGPTPAADLDRSAVTESNDLTAPGADPSTYRSVFTAAPLAMAVVNREGLVVGANTAFADLLGSAPDALAGRIAADLVDLASDARTWHAYREVLRGRQARLRCTRRLKHSDGQSLWVQVTVAPLRGDGPGTVLLSVADISARRELQARLRHLQMHDPVTRLPNRALFFERLSAALEAESYEPSGTGRVGLCYLDLDGFKAVNDTLGHRVGDRLLAAVADRLRRCADEAGRGRVSVPLVARLGGDEFALLVEDSTGTEQLADLAEAVQKAVQAPFDLSGQRLSVSASIGVVERQAAGTSATGLMQAADTTLYWAKADGKARWTLFDPERNAHRMTRQALASTLRPAIERGEFVLEYQPLVGMEDGRLRGVEALVRWNHSQFGVLTPNRFIGLAEEDGSIVQLGRWVLATACRQARQWQLDHPDEPPIFVSVNVAVRQVWDSDLVADVAEILAETGLAPHLLQLELTESAVMGSAGRPLQALQALSDMGVHIAIDDFGTGYSNLAYLSRLPVKVLKLDGSFVRGFQYEGEGVPPNPADEVVVEAMIQLAHRLGLTVTAECVETSAQAARLRRIGCDTGQGWLYSRPVSPDRISGLLGVRV, encoded by the coding sequence GTGAGCGGAACGTCCGAAGGGCCGACGCCCGCGGCAGACCTCGACCGGTCAGCCGTCACAGAGAGTAATGACCTCACGGCGCCCGGTGCCGACCCCTCCACCTACCGGTCGGTCTTCACGGCCGCCCCGCTCGCCATGGCCGTCGTGAACCGCGAGGGCCTGGTCGTCGGCGCCAACACCGCCTTCGCGGACCTGCTCGGCAGCGCGCCCGACGCGCTGGCCGGACGGATCGCCGCGGATCTGGTGGACCTGGCCTCCGACGCCCGCACCTGGCACGCCTACCGGGAGGTCCTGCGCGGCCGGCAGGCCCGGCTGCGCTGCACCCGCCGGCTCAAGCACTCCGACGGCCAGTCCCTGTGGGTGCAGGTCACGGTCGCTCCCCTGCGGGGAGACGGGCCCGGTACGGTCCTGCTGTCCGTCGCCGACATCAGCGCCCGCCGTGAACTACAGGCGCGGCTGCGGCACTTGCAGATGCACGACCCGGTCACCCGGCTGCCCAACCGCGCGCTGTTCTTCGAACGGCTCTCGGCCGCGCTGGAGGCGGAGTCGTACGAGCCGAGCGGCACCGGACGGGTCGGCCTGTGCTACCTGGACCTGGACGGCTTCAAGGCCGTCAACGACACGCTCGGCCACCGGGTCGGCGACCGGCTGCTGGCCGCCGTCGCCGACCGGCTCAGGCGCTGCGCCGACGAGGCCGGGCGCGGCCGGGTCAGCGTGCCGCTGGTGGCCCGGCTCGGCGGTGACGAGTTCGCGCTCCTGGTCGAGGACTCCACCGGCACCGAGCAGCTCGCCGATCTCGCCGAGGCCGTGCAGAAGGCGGTGCAGGCGCCCTTCGACCTGTCCGGGCAGCGGCTGTCGGTGTCGGCCTCGATCGGCGTGGTGGAGCGGCAGGCGGCGGGCACCAGCGCGACGGGGCTGATGCAGGCCGCCGACACCACGCTGTACTGGGCCAAGGCCGACGGCAAGGCCCGCTGGACCCTGTTCGACCCGGAGCGCAACGCCCACCGCATGACCCGGCAGGCCCTCGCCTCCACCCTCCGGCCGGCGATCGAGCGCGGCGAGTTCGTGCTGGAGTACCAGCCGCTGGTGGGGATGGAGGACGGCCGGCTGCGGGGCGTCGAGGCGCTGGTCCGCTGGAATCACTCCCAGTTCGGTGTGCTGACGCCGAATCGGTTCATCGGACTGGCCGAGGAGGACGGCTCGATCGTGCAGCTCGGCCGCTGGGTTCTGGCCACGGCCTGCCGTCAGGCGCGGCAGTGGCAGCTGGACCACCCCGACGAGCCGCCGATCTTCGTGAGCGTCAACGTGGCGGTCCGCCAGGTCTGGGACTCCGACCTGGTCGCGGACGTGGCGGAGATCCTCGCGGAGACGGGCCTGGCGCCGCATCTCCTCCAGCTGGAGCTCACGGAGTCGGCGGTGATGGGCTCGGCGGGCCGGCCGCTCCAGGCGCTCCAGGCGCTCAGCGACATGGGCGTGCACATCGCCATCGACGACTTCGGCACCGGCTACTCGAACCTGGCCTACCTCAGCCGGCTGCCGGTGAAGGTGCTGAAGCTGGACGGCTCGTTCGTCCGGGGCTTCCAGTACGAGGGGGAGGGCGTCCCCCCGAACCCGGCCGACGAGGTCGTCGTCGAGGCGATGATCCAGCTCGCCCACCGGCTCGGGCTGACGGTCACCGCGGAGTGCGTGGAGACGTCGGCGCAGGCCGCCCGGCTGCGGCGGATCGGCTGCGACACCGGCCAGGGGTGGCTGTACTCGCGGCCGGTGTCGCCGGATCGTATCTCCGGGTTGCTGGGAGTGCGGGTGTGA